Proteins encoded together in one Fibrobacter sp. UWR2 window:
- a CDS encoding type IV pilin protein, which produces MKKQGFTLIELMVVIVIMGILAAVAVPKLFGMIAKSKASEVGPAAGEYVKLQQAYISEAVAVGNWQIIGYKGPGDNTNGTTAGGSKSSTTNFSYADAGSYTNNTAALNTTKVVGFAAANKAQLNDCAAKTGDASSSNFNWKVEVESAGNAASGGDSKFTSTTNCAELTPSFATIGK; this is translated from the coding sequence ATGAAGAAACAAGGTTTTACCCTCATTGAATTGATGGTCGTGATCGTGATCATGGGCATCCTCGCCGCCGTCGCAGTTCCCAAGCTGTTCGGCATGATCGCCAAGTCCAAGGCCTCTGAAGTCGGCCCTGCCGCTGGAGAATACGTGAAGTTGCAGCAGGCTTATATCTCTGAAGCTGTTGCAGTTGGCAACTGGCAGATTATTGGCTACAAGGGACCTGGTGATAACACCAATGGTACAACAGCTGGAGGATCCAAATCGAGTACAACCAATTTTAGTTATGCCGATGCTGGTTCGTACACGAACAATACAGCGGCTTTAAATACAACTAAAGTTGTAGGCTTTGCGGCAGCCAATAAAGCTCAGCTGAATGATTGCGCAGCAAAAACTGGTGATGCATCTTCGTCTAACTTTAACTGGAAGGTTGAAGTTGAATCCGCCGGCAACGCAGCCTCTGGTGGCGATTCTAAATTCACCTCTACAACAAACTGTGCAGAACTCACACCGAGTTTCGCAACTATTGGCAAGTAA
- a CDS encoding Rpn family recombination-promoting nuclease/putative transposase — MENKRIPFEQLPITDRFMFAMVFSHKEIAKPFLEAVLGIKIHELRDPEPEKTVEVSPFYKGIRYDVFVKETGPGGETLRSFDIEMQMEDTKEIPKRTRYYQAMCDSESLNKGEVYYNLKELYIMFLCPEDIFGQGKAVYRFKNLEVDNPEIELGDLCFKNFYIFNKYRDVAEKSIREYMEYFATRKPSSPETKKIDRMVKWYQTDNETRKRYMTWQQEIDIAVDQERQRANDAERRYFEAKDRADEIQKQADAAEARADEIQKQADAEKARADKYEKMLRDLGKL, encoded by the coding sequence ATGGAAAATAAGCGCATACCCTTTGAACAACTCCCCATCACGGACCGTTTCATGTTCGCCATGGTGTTCAGCCACAAGGAAATCGCCAAGCCCTTCCTCGAAGCTGTGCTTGGCATCAAGATTCACGAACTTAGGGATCCCGAACCCGAAAAGACAGTCGAGGTAAGCCCTTTCTACAAGGGAATCCGCTACGATGTCTTTGTGAAGGAAACGGGCCCCGGTGGCGAGACCCTCCGCAGTTTCGATATCGAAATGCAGATGGAAGATACCAAGGAAATCCCCAAGCGGACGCGCTATTACCAGGCGATGTGCGATAGCGAGTCGCTGAACAAGGGCGAGGTATACTACAACCTGAAGGAACTATACATCATGTTCCTGTGTCCCGAGGACATTTTCGGACAGGGAAAAGCCGTTTATAGGTTCAAGAATCTCGAGGTCGACAACCCGGAAATCGAACTGGGTGACCTCTGCTTCAAAAATTTTTATATATTCAATAAGTACCGCGACGTCGCCGAGAAATCGATCAGGGAGTATATGGAGTATTTCGCCACCAGGAAACCGAGTTCTCCAGAAACCAAGAAGATTGACAGGATGGTGAAGTGGTACCAGACGGACAACGAAACGAGGAAACGCTATATGACTTGGCAGCAGGAAATCGACATCGCCGTAGACCAGGAACGCCAGCGTGCAAATGATGCTGAAAGGCGTTATTTCGAGGCGAAGGATCGTGCTGACGAAATTCAGAAGCAGGCAGACGCGGCAGAAGCTCGTGCTGACGAAATTCAGAAGCAGGCTGACGCAGAAAAGGCTCGTGCCGACAAGTACGAAAAGATGCTCCGCGACCTCGGTAAACTGTAG
- a CDS encoding CopG family antitoxin, whose translation MKKEYDFSKMKAVKNPYAKVLKKQITIRLNSTAIEYFKNMAEEMGIPYQVLIDSYLTDCAVSKRRLNLKWR comes from the coding sequence ATGAAAAAGGAATACGACTTCTCAAAGATGAAGGCTGTGAAGAACCCCTATGCCAAGGTTCTCAAGAAGCAGATTACGATTAGGCTTAACTCGACTGCAATCGAATACTTCAAGAACATGGCTGAAGAAATGGGAATCCCGTATCAGGTTCTGATAGATTCGTACCTGACGGATTGCGCTGTCTCGAAGCGCCGGTTGAATCTCAAGTGGAGATAG
- a CDS encoding nucleotidyl transferase AbiEii/AbiGii toxin family protein: MEKIESTEALLAWIVDFFADNFGNSAILKGGMSLRLMHSPRYTNDVDYIFVPFDSKKDAKSLVEGALSRVDGLHFESTMNSKALRILVEYGGRRAQIEINAEKECPSIPMSSSLLTTPYGRPARIVRVMEPGVSFAHKIAAWNERELMRDLYDVYQYESLFKAVPRMDVLLMRLKKARSYKNVVAAKDLDGLVDKLRVCAENLTEESFGELVPLLESSELAGLSFRIRPAILALCDKLKNL, from the coding sequence ATGGAAAAAATTGAAAGCACAGAAGCCCTGCTGGCGTGGATTGTCGATTTTTTCGCCGACAATTTCGGAAACTCCGCCATTCTCAAGGGTGGCATGTCGCTCAGGCTGATGCATAGCCCGCGATACACGAATGACGTCGACTACATCTTCGTCCCTTTCGATTCTAAGAAAGATGCGAAATCCCTTGTGGAAGGCGCCTTATCCCGAGTTGACGGTTTGCATTTTGAATCTACCATGAATTCAAAGGCCTTGAGGATTCTCGTAGAATACGGCGGGCGGCGGGCGCAAATTGAAATCAACGCTGAAAAGGAATGCCCGTCTATCCCGATGTCCTCGTCGCTACTCACGACTCCGTATGGTCGTCCTGCTAGAATTGTTCGCGTAATGGAGCCTGGCGTTTCGTTTGCGCACAAAATTGCAGCATGGAACGAACGAGAACTGATGCGAGATTTGTACGACGTCTATCAGTACGAGTCGTTGTTCAAGGCTGTGCCGCGAATGGACGTTTTACTCATGCGCCTGAAAAAGGCTCGTTCGTATAAGAATGTAGTCGCAGCCAAAGATTTGGACGGACTTGTCGACAAATTGAGAGTTTGCGCAGAAAACTTGACGGAAGAATCCTTTGGTGAACTCGTGCCGTTGTTGGAATCCAGTGAATTGGCCGGTCTATCTTTCAGAATAAGACCGGCAATTCTCGCACTTTGCGACAAACTAAAAAATCTCTAA
- a CDS encoding BrnT family toxin translates to MQIGFIWDEKKNAANQRKHDISFEEAKTCFEDEHARVFFDAEHSAQEDRSILIGLSTNLRTLVVVFTERSGIDAEHIVHRIISARKATKKEFQYYWNERKGDGL, encoded by the coding sequence ATGCAGATAGGATTCATCTGGGACGAAAAGAAAAATGCTGCGAACCAAAGGAAACATGACATTTCGTTTGAAGAAGCCAAGACATGTTTTGAAGATGAACATGCCAGGGTGTTTTTTGACGCAGAACATTCGGCACAAGAAGATCGGTCTATTCTTATTGGCTTGTCGACAAACTTAAGAACGCTGGTTGTTGTTTTTACTGAGCGCAGTGGCATTGATGCTGAACATATCGTCCATCGCATAATTAGTGCTCGTAAAGCTACAAAAAAGGAATTTCAGTACTATTGGAACGAACGTAAAGGAGACGGTTTATGA
- a CDS encoding ATP-binding protein: MAYFKRTLETAIKRMNASFPVVMVTGPRQVGKTTVLRNCDPDRRYVSLDKLELRALARENPDLFLQRFPPPVLIDEVHHAPQLLPYIKAYVDEKREKGLFWLTGSQQFRLMRGVSESLAGRVGVLQLQGFSIDELRGAPEVEKFVPTAQWVQKKSSNKAVMTYEEIFERIWRGSYPALYENPEMDWEDFYSSYIQTYIERDIRELINAGEEISFTKFITAVASRTGQLLNYSDIAKDIGKNVPTVQRWLSLLVASGLVYLLYPYAQSIGNRMTKMPKVYFLDTGLACYLTRWTSPAVLEAGAKSGEMLETFVVSEVLKTYWHNGRQPNVSFYRDKERREIDLIVEDGGMLYPVEIKKTSNPTRNDIKHFDILEKNGVNVGEGAVICLAQTHLPLTEKVNVFPLSFL; this comes from the coding sequence ATGGCATATTTTAAGCGCACGCTAGAAACCGCAATCAAGAGGATGAATGCTTCTTTCCCTGTGGTCATGGTGACGGGGCCGCGTCAGGTGGGCAAGACGACCGTTCTCCGTAATTGCGACCCTGATCGGCGGTATGTTTCGCTGGACAAACTCGAGCTGCGGGCCCTGGCACGGGAGAATCCTGACCTGTTCCTTCAGCGGTTTCCGCCCCCCGTTCTCATTGACGAGGTTCACCATGCCCCGCAGCTGTTGCCCTATATCAAGGCCTACGTAGATGAAAAACGCGAGAAGGGATTGTTCTGGCTGACAGGTTCGCAACAGTTCCGCTTGATGAGGGGCGTTTCGGAAAGTCTTGCAGGACGAGTGGGTGTTTTGCAATTGCAGGGGTTCTCCATTGACGAACTGCGCGGTGCTCCCGAAGTCGAGAAGTTTGTGCCGACCGCACAATGGGTTCAAAAGAAGTCTTCAAACAAGGCTGTGATGACTTACGAAGAGATTTTCGAACGGATATGGCGCGGAAGTTACCCGGCCCTGTACGAGAATCCCGAAATGGACTGGGAGGATTTCTACAGTTCCTACATCCAGACCTATATCGAAAGGGATATCCGCGAGTTGATTAACGCGGGCGAAGAAATCTCTTTTACGAAGTTCATCACGGCGGTAGCCTCCAGAACCGGACAGTTGCTGAATTATTCCGACATAGCGAAGGATATCGGGAAGAATGTGCCGACGGTGCAACGTTGGCTTTCTTTGCTGGTGGCTTCGGGATTAGTTTATCTGCTGTACCCCTACGCACAAAGTATTGGGAACCGGATGACGAAGATGCCCAAGGTGTATTTTCTTGATACGGGACTGGCCTGCTATTTGACGCGCTGGACCTCGCCCGCAGTATTGGAGGCTGGCGCCAAGAGCGGAGAAATGCTTGAAACCTTCGTTGTGTCGGAAGTGCTGAAAACGTACTGGCACAACGGACGGCAACCGAATGTCAGCTTTTATCGCGACAAGGAAAGGCGCGAAATAGACCTGATTGTGGAAGACGGCGGCATGCTGTACCCGGTAGAAATAAAGAAGACGTCTAACCCTACAAGGAACGATATCAAACACTTTGATATCCTGGAAAAGAATGGTGTGAATGTCGGCGAGGGCGCGGTAATTTGCCTGGCGCAGACGCACCTGCCCTTGACGGAAAAGGTCAACGTTTTTCCTTTAAGTTTCCTGTGA